A window of Castanea sativa cultivar Marrone di Chiusa Pesio chromosome 1, ASM4071231v1 contains these coding sequences:
- the LOC142610799 gene encoding uncharacterized protein LOC142610799 — protein sequence MDGSSNKRVGGVGIVLQSPEGDKIECMVRLDFPTTNNEAEYVNGNYECKGERMKKYLEQAKRRVNELQARVVQIPRGENEQVDRPAKAVSAEYTTAPDKVLSFIQLSLLINVIDVQEIESEGNWTTTLASYLRDGTLPEGKEAARKLKVQVSRFVLIRDILYKRGFSRPYLRCLEPEEAEHVMREVHEGICGNHSRSRSLVHKLIQAGYYWLTMQKDAQTYVKACDKCQRFSSIIK from the exons ATGGACGGATCGTCAAACAAGAGGGTTGGCGGAGTGGGGATTGTACTTCAGTCTCCGGAGGGTGACAAGATCGAATGCATGGTTCGACTTGATTTTCCTACGACTAACAACGAAGCGGAATAT GTAAACGGCAACTACGAATGTAAGGGAGAAAGGATGAAGAAGTATTTGGAGCAAGCAAAGAGAAGGGTGAATGAGCTACAGGCAAGGGtcgttcaaatcccaaggggaGAAAATGAGCAAGTCGACCGCCCTGCTAAAGCTGTATCTGCAGAATACACAACTGCTCCCGACAAGGTACTATCCTTTATTCAGCTCTCACTACTAATAAACGTCATTGACGTACAGGAGATAGAATCTGAAGGCAATTGGACCACCACTTTAGCTTCTTACCTGAGAGACGGCACCCTACCTGAAGGGAAGGAAGCTGCAAGGAAGCTGAAGGTCCAGGTGTCGCGATTCGTCTTGATAAGGGACATCTTGTACAAAAGGGGTTTCTCCAGACCATACCTGAGATGCCTAGAACCCGAAGAAGCAGAGCATGTCATGAGAGAAgtgcacgaagggatttgcggcaATCATTCAAGATCGAGGTCGCTGGTACATAAATTAATCCAGGCTGGATATTACTGGCTGACCATGCAGAAGGACGCTCAGACGTATGTCAaagcttgcgacaagtgccaaAGGTTCAGCAGCATTATCAAGTAA